The genomic segment TCCCCGACCGGTCCCGGCCGTGGCTGCGCGAGCGGGCGGGGGAGCGGCGGCACGCCGCCGTCAGCATGCTCGGCGCGCACGGCGCCCACGCCCACCTGGTGCTCTCCGGCGACGCCACCGCCGGCCGCACCGAAGCCACCGGTTTCGGGCGCGCCCGCGGGCCCGTCCTGCTGGCGCTGTCCGCCACCACCGTCGGTGACCTGCTCGTCGCCGTCGACGCGCACGTCGCCGCCCTCCGCGACGGCGCCGACCCGCTGGCCCTGGCCCGCGCGGCGGCCGCCGCCCTGCCCGGGCGCCCGCTGCGCGTGGTCCTCACCGGACGCGACCGCCAAGAGCTGCTGCTGCAGGCGGAGTCGGCCGCGAGGGACCTGCCCGGGGTGTTCGCGTCCGGCGGCGAGTGGGCCACCCCCGCCGGCTCCTACGCCACCGCCCGCCCCCTCGGCCCCGACGGCAAGGTCGCCCTCGTCTACCCGGGCGCCTTCAACTCCTACCCGGGGCTCGGTCAGGACCTCTTCCGTGCCTTCCCCGGCCTGCTGGAGCACTTCGAGGCGCAGGCCGACGAACCGGCGCGGCAACTCCGCGCCCCGCTGCTGTACCCGCGGACCCTGCGCACGCCGGGACGACGGGAGTTGATGCAGCTGGAGGACACCCTCTCCCAGGACGTGCCGTTCATGCTCGCCACCGGCACCTCCTTCGCCATCCTCTACACCCACCTGGTGCGCCGGGTGCTGGGCGTCACCGCGCACGGCGGGTTCGGCTACAGCCTGGGCGAGTCCAGCATGCTGTTCGCCACCGGCGGGTGGAGCGCGGAGGGCCGCCGCGACGACCTCATCAGCGACACGCCCGTCTTCAAGGACCGTCTCGTGGGGCGCCGCCGCACGGTGCGGGAACTGTGGGACGTACCGGACGGGACGCCCGACAAGGACCTGTGGGCCTCGCACGTGCTGCTCACCGACCGGGACACCGTCGAGAAGGCCCTCGCCTCCTACGACCGGGTCTTCCTCACCCACGTCAACACCCCGGCGGAGCTGGTCGTCGCCGGAGACCCGGCCCAGTGCCGGGCGCTGATAGCCGAGTTGGGCTGCCAGGCGGCGCGCTCCCCGGTCAGCGTCGTCATGCACTGCCCGGTGGTGGACGCCGACGTCGACGCGCTCGCCGACCTGAACGACTACCCGACCGGCTCCCTCGGCGGCCTGGAGCTGCTGTCGGCCTACGACTACCAGGAGTTGCCCGGTCTGGAGCGGCGACGGGTGGCCGAGCGCATCGCGCACACCCTGCGCTCACCCATCGACTTCCCCCGCCTGGTGCACACCGCCTACGAGCGCGGTTACCGCTACTTCCTGGAGGTCGGCCCCGGCGCCACCTGCACCCGCTGGGTGAAGGACACCCTCGGCGACCTGCCGCACACCGCGGTGTGCGTGGACCGACGGGGGGTGCCGGCCGCGAAGTCGGTGGCTCAGCTCGTCGCCCGGCTCGTCGGCAACGGCCTGCCGGTGGACCTGGGGGCGCTGCTCGGCGGCCTGGACGCCACCTCGGCGACCGCCGCCGCGCCCGCCACCCGTCCCCGCCCGCGGTTCCGGGTGGGCGGGGGCGACCCCGTGCCGGAGAAGGTGGCGGCAGGGGTGCGGGCCGTCCTGGGCGCGCCCGTCGTCGCGGAGGGCCGCGCCGCCGACGGCGCGGGCGTGTCCGCCGGCGGCCGTGCCGTGGGCGGACGCCTCGACGCGGTCGTGTCCACGGCGCCCGCGGTGGCCACCGTCTCCGCCGGTGTCCCCGGTGCCGGCGCCTCCGCCGTCTCCGGCGGTGTCCCCGTTCCCGCCGTCTCCACCGCTTTCCCCACCCCCGCCCCGTCCCTCCCGACACCCGTGTCCGCCGCGGCGCCCGCCGCCGTACCCCAGCCGCCCGCCGTACCCCCCACCGCATCCGAGGAGCCCGATCCCATGCCCGCCGACCCGACCCTCGCGGACCCCGAGGTCATCGTCTTCGACGGGGACCCGATCACCTTCCTGCCCTGGGCCACGCCCGGCGCGCAGCCCGCCGCCGTCCCCGCGGCCCACGACACCCTCGCCGCGGAGCGCGCTCTCCCCGAGCCCGCCTCCCCCTCCCCGGCCGCCCTCCCCGCACCGGCGGGCCCGGAGGCCCCCGTGGCCGACCCGGCCCGCCCGACCGGGCACCCGGCGGCCGACACCGTGCGGGAGCTGCGCCGCCAGATCCTCGCCACGCACGCCGTGGTGATGGAGACGCAGCGCATCCTCCAGGACGCCACCCTCGCCCGCGCCGAGTCCCTGCTCGACGCGGCCACCGCCCCGGCCCCCGCCCCGGTTCCCGCGCCCGTCGCGCAGCCGACCGGACACGCGCCCGCCGCCCCGGCGCTCCCGCAGGCCGAGGAGCGCCCGCAGGCCCCTGTCCCCGTGACGCCCCGGCCCCTCCCGGCCGGCCCGTCCGCCACGCCCACGACCACCGAGCCCACCCCTCCCCAGCAGCTCCACCGGTCCTCCGGTACTCCCGGCGTCATCTGGGACGAGGCCGCTCTGCTGGAATTCGCCACCGGGAAGGTCGCGAACGTCTTCGGCCCCGAGTTCGCCCCTCTCGACTCCTACGCCAAGCGGGTGAGGCTGCCCGCGCCCCCGTACCACTTCGCCACCCGCGTGACCCGCCTGGAGGCCACCCCCGGCAAGCTCGGGCCGGCCCGCATCACCACCGAGTACGACATCCCCCACGACGCCTGGTACCTGGTGGACGGGGCCGCCCCGCCCGCCGTCACCGTCGAGGCGGGCCAGTGCGACCTGCTGCTCGTCAGCTACCTCGGCATCGACTTCCGCAACAAGGGCGAGCGGGTCTACCGGCTGCTGGACTCCTCGCTCATCTTCAAGGGCCCGCTGCCGCTGGCCGGACAGACGCTGCGCTACGAGATCTCCATCGACCGGTTCGTCCACAACGGCGACACCACCCTCTTCTTCTTCAGTTACGACTGCTTCGCCGACGACCGGCTGATCCTGCAACTGCGGGACGCCTGCGCCGGGTTCTTCACCCAGGAGGAACTCGACGCCTCCCTCGGCGTCGTCATCAGCGACCGCGACCGCGCCGAACGGGCCGCCCTCACCCCCGGCTACTTCAAGCCCCTGGCCCGTACCGACGTCACGCACCTGACCGGCGACGACCTCGAACTGCTCGCCCAGGGGCGCCCGGGAGACGTCTTCGGCCCCGAGCACGTCCAGGACGAGGGCCTGAACCCGGCGTTGCGCCTGCCCGACCCGATGCTGCGCATGGTCGACGAGGTCACCATCGACCGCCTCGGCGGGCCGCGGGGCCTGGGCAAGCTCACCGCCGTCAAGCGCCTCACCCCCGACGCCTGGTACTTCGCCTGCCACTTCCCCGACGACCCGGTCCTCGCCGGCTCCCTCGTCGCCGAGGGCGCGGTGCAGCTCCTGCAGATCCACCTGCTGTACCTGGGCATGCACCTGACGCTGCCGGACGCCCGCTTCCAGACCGTCACCGACGAACGCATCGACGTGCAGGTGCGCGGCCAGATCACCCCCGAGCACCGGGAGATCCGCTACGAGGTGGAGATCACCGACGTCACCCTGCTGCCGCGCCCCACGGTGCGGGCGGACATCATCGTCCACCTCGGCGACAAGCCGGCCATCCGGATGCGCAACCTCGGCCTCCAGGTCCAGGAGAAGGACGGCGCCCCCTACCGCCCGGGGCCGGGCGGAGTGCCCGTCTTCCTCGGGCGCCGCAACCGCTCGGGCGAACCCGCCATGATCAACGAGCTGCACCTCGCGCACGCCGCGAAGGGCCTGCTCGACATGGCGATGGGCCCGGAGTTCGAGGTGTACCGCGAAAGCCGCGCCCCCTACATCCCCAACGGCGACTTCCGGTTCGTCGACCGCGTCATGTCCCTCAAGGGCACCCGCGGCGACCTCAGCCCCGGTTCGGAGATGGTCACCGAGTACGACTCACCGGACGACGCCTGGTACTACCGCCAGAACTCCCACCCGCACATGCCGAACTGCGTCTACATGGAGTCCTCCCTCCAGGCGGCGATCTTCCTCGGCTACTACCTCGGCGCCACCCTCAAGGACCCCGCGCAGCAGTACGCCATCCGCAACCTCGACGGCCGCGCCACCCTCGTGCGCGACATCGACCTGCGCGGCAAGACCATCCGCCACCACTCCAAGCTGCTGATGACCTCCGCCATCTCCGGCGCCGTCCTGCAGAACTTCTCCTACGAACTCTCCGCCGACGGCGAGGTGTTCTACACCGGCGAGTCCCTCTTCGGGTACTTCTCCGAGGCCGCCCTCGCCAACCAGGTGGGCCTGGACAACGGCGGCTACACCGCCCCGTGGATCGAACAGGAGCAGCCCGCCGCCGACCGGGTGCGCCGCCTCGAACTCACCGCCGACGCACCCTGGTTCACCGACCCCGACGGCGGCCACCTGCGTCTGCCCGCGGACCACTTCCACCTGGTGGACCACGTCGACCTGGTGGCCGACGGCGGGCGGTTCGGCAACGGCTACCTGCACGGCCAGCGCGCGGTGCGGCCCGACGAGTGGTACTTCTCCTGCCACTTCCACCGCGACCCGGTGATGCCCGGTTCCCTCGGTGTGGAGGCCGTCCTGCAGGCGCTGCGCCTGTTCGTGATGGAGCAGGACCTGGCCGCCGGCATCGACGCCCCGCACTTCGCGATGGCCACCGGCGTGGGGATGAGCTGGAAGTACCGCGGCCAGATCCTGCGCCACGACCGTGAACTGCGCTTCGACGTCCACGTCAAGGAGGTGCGGCGCGAAGCGGACCGGCTGCTGGTGATCGCCGACGCCGAACTGTGGAAGCCGGGCCTGCGCATCTACCAGCTCACCGACGCGGCCATCGAAGTCCGCTCCGCCACCGACCCCGCCTGACCAGCCGAGGAGCCACGTTCCCCATGTCCACCCCGCACTCCACCCCACCCCCGGCCGGCACCTCCTTGCGCTGGTACGGCGAAGGCTTCCCCGCCACCGACCCCTCCGGCATCTACCAGGCGCTCGCCGACCTGGAGAACCCCTGCTTCGTCCTCGCCACCCCCGCCGGGCCCGGCGCCGTCTCCGGCGGCGCCGCCGCCCCGGGCGGGCACGGCCCCGGGGTACTCGCCGCCGCCGCGCCGCTGCCCCCGCACCGCCTCGGCTCGGCGGCGTTCACCGCCGCCCACGGCGTGCGCCTGCCCTACATGGCGGGCGCCATGGCGGGCGGCATCGCCTCCGCCGACCTCGTCGTCGCCATGGCCCGCGAGAACCTCCTCGCCTCCTTCGGCGCGGCCGGACTGCTGCCGTCCGTCGTGGAGGACAGCCTGCGCCGCTTCGAGCGGGAGATCCCCGGCCTGCCCTACGCGATCAACGTCATCCACAGCCCCAGCGAGGACCGCCTGGAGCGGGAGACCGTGGAGCTGGCGCTGCGGCACGGTGTGCGCTGCGTGGAGGCGTCCGCGTACATGGACCTCACCCCGCACATCGTCCGCTACCGGCTGGCCGGGCTGCGGCGCGGACCGGACGGCCGGGTCATCACCGGCAACCGGCTCATCGCGAAGGTCTCCCGCCCCGAGACCGCGACCCGCTTCATGCGGCCGGCGCCCGCCGCCACCGTCGCCGCCCTGCTGGAGCAGGGCCTGATCACCGCCGAACAGGCGTCGCTCGCCCACCACGTGCCGCTGGCCGACGACATCACCGTCGAGGCGGACTCCGGCGGCCACACCGACCGCCGCCCCCTGCCGGCCCTCTTCCCCGTCCTGGCACGGCTGCGGGACGCGGTGCAGCGCGAGCACCGCTACCAGGTCGGCATCCGCCTCGGCGCCGCCGGGGGCCTGGGCACGCCCGCCTCGCTGGCCGCCGCGTTCGCGATGGGCGCCGACTACGTCGTGACGGGTTCGGTGAACCAGTCCTGCCTGGAGGCGGGCACCTCCCCGCAGGTGCGGGCGATGCTCGCCGAGGCCGGCATCGCCGACTGCGAGATGGCACCGGCCGCCGACATGTTCGAAATGGGCGTGGACCTGCAGGTGCTGAAGAAGGGCACCCTCTTCCCGATGCGTGCCCGCCGCCTCTACCAGCTCTACCAGACGTACGACGGGCTGGAGGCGCTGCCGGCGGAGGAGCGCGACCGGCTGGAGAAGCAGATCTTCCGCCGCCCCCTGGAAGAGGTGTGGGCGGACTGCGTCGCCTACTTCACCCGCCGCGACCCCGAGCAGCTCACCCGTGCCGCCGACAACCCGCGCCGCCGCATGGCGCTGGTGTTCCGCTGGTACCTGGGCATGGCCTCCCGCTGGGCCGTCACCGGCGACGACGCACGCACCGCCGACTACCAGATCTGGTGCGGACCGGCGATGGGCTCCTTCAACGACTGGGTGACCGGCAGCTACCTGAAGAACCCGAGCAACCGGCGCGTCGCCGACGTCGCCCACCACCTCATGCGCGGCGCCGCGTTCCACACCCGCCTCGCCCAACTGCGCCTGGCGGGCGTACGGGTGCCCGCCGGCGCGGTCGGCTACCTGCCGGTACCGCAGGACGGGCCGATGCCCCTGGCCCCCACGGCGGGTGCGTCATGAGCGCCGCCCGGACCCCCGCCGTCGCCACCGCCCTCACCCCCGAGGAGGTGGAACTCATCCTCGGTGACCCCACCGACCCCGCCAACGCGTACGGCTACGCGGCCGCCGTCGCCCGCGACGAGGCCGATGCCTTCCCCGAGGAACTGTGCGGCCTGCTCTTCGAGGCGGGCTTCCACCTCGCCTATCTGCCCCGCGAGTGGGGAGGCACCTTCGAGTCCTTCGACCGCAGCCTCACCCTGGTACGGGCCGCCGCACGCCGCGACGTGACGGTGATGCCCGGCACCATGTTCAGCATCATCGCCGCGACCTGCCTGCAGGTGCACGGTTCGCTCGGGCAGCGCGAGAAGGTGGCGCGCGTGCTGCGGGAGGGCGGCGCCGTCGCGTTCGCCATGACGGAGGCCGCCCACGGCAGCGACCTGGTCTCCGGCGCGCTGCACCTGGACGCGCAGGGCCGGCTGCAGGGCGAGAAGTGGCTGGTCGGCAACGGGACGCGGTGCGAGGCGGTGTACGTGGTGGCCCGCACCGGCGAGCGCGGCCCCGGCGCGTTCACCGCCTACCTGATCGACACCCCGCGCGGCGCCGACCCGGACGGCCTGACCCGCCTGCCGGCACCCCGCACCGACGGCATGCGCGGGGTGGACCTCGCCACCCTGCGCTTCGACGGGCTGACGGTCCCGCCCGACGCGCAGGTCGGCAAGGAGGGCGAGGGCCTGGAGGTCGCCCTGCGCGCCCAGCAGGCGGTGCGGCTGATGAGCATGGCGGGGTCGCTGGGCATCGCCGACACGGCGCTGCGCCTGACCCTGGACTTCGTCGCCACCCGCCGCTTCGGCCGCGCGACCCTGGACGCCACGCCCTACGCCCGCCGCGAGTGCGCGACCGCGAGCGCCGCGCTGCTGGCCGCCGACGCGGTGGCGTTGGCGGCGGCCCGCGGGGCGCACGTGACACCGCAGGCGTGCAGCGTCTGGGGGCCCGCCGCCAAGCACCTCGTCGCCGAGGCCACCCAGGACGTGCTGCGGCACTGCTCCACCGTGCTGGCCACCCGCTCGGTCCTGCGGGGGCAGGCGCCGGGGGACGGCGTGTTCCAGAAGCTGCGCCGCGACGCGGCGGTGGTCCGCGTCATCGACGCCAGCCCCTACGCCAACCTCCGCTCCTACGCCGCCCAGTTGCCCACGCTCGTCGCCGCCACCGCCGCGGGCGGGCCGGCGCCGTCCGTCGACGCCGTCTTCGCCCTCGACGCGCCTCTGCCCGCCTACGAACCGGCCAGGCTGGACCTCCTGGTCCGCGGCGCCGACCCGGTCCTGGCCGCCCTGCCCGCCGTCACGGCGGACCTGGCCGAGGAGACGGACGCGGAGACCGCGGCGCTGCTGGCGGAGCTGACGTCCGCCGTCGCGGCGCTGCCGGCCCTCGCCACCCGCACCCGCGGCGCGGACGCCGACCCGCACGCTCTCGCCGACCTCGGCGAGAGCTACGCCTGGCTGCACGGCGCCGCCGCCTGCGTCCAGCTGTGGGCCGCCTCCCGCACCACGGGCCTGTACGGGGCCGAGCCGGGCGACACCGGCTGGCTGCGCGCCGTCCTCGCCTACCTCCTGTCCCGCGCCGCCGGCACCGACCCGCGCCGCCGCGCCGCGGACCTGGAGCCGGCCCGTACCACCGTCGGCGCCCTCCACACCGCCCACGCGCTGTTCACCGCCCTGCCCGTCCCGCTCGCCGCCCCGCAGGAGACCACCCATGCCCAGGGCTGATCTGACCGCGCTCGCCGCCCGCCTGGAGGAGTTCCTGGGCTGCCCGCACGACGAGTCCTCCGCGATGCCCTTCCGCCGCGTGCTGGAACTGGACGAACGCGAGTCCTACCCGTACGAGTTCGTCAACCCCCTGCGTGCCTGGGGCGTGCCCGAGTACGCCCTGCCCGGGGAGCACGGGGGACGGGCGGGCGACGTGGAGGCGGAGTTCAACCTGGTGCGGCTCATCGCCCGCCGCGACTCCACCACCGCCACCGCCCTCATCATCACCAACCTCGCCTTCATGACCGTCTGGACCGGCGGAAGCGCCGAACAGCAGGCGGAGTTCGTCGCCGCGGTCAAGAACGGCTACCGCCTCTCCTGGGGCCTGTCCGAACGCGGCTACGGCAGCGATCTGCTGGCCAACGCCATGCGGGCGCGTCCCGTCGAGGGCGGGTACCTGCTCAGCGGGGAGAAGTGGCTGATCGGCAACGCCACCCGCGCCGACGCGATGGTGGTGTTCGCCCGCACGGGAGAGCGCGGCGGCAGCGGCGACTTCTCCGTCCTGGTCCTCGACAAGCGCGCCGCCCCCGCCGGCTCGGTGGTGGAGCTGCCGGGGGAGCGCCTGCACGGCATCCGAGGGATGGACCTGAGCGGGGTGCGGATGGAGGACGTGTTCGTGCCCGGCTCCGCCCTCATCGGGCGGGAGGGGCAGGGCCTGGAGATCGCGCTCAAGGCGGCGCAGGCCGCCAGGGCTCAGATCTCCGGCATGGCGATCTCCGCCGTCGACACCGGCCTGCGCGTGACGCTGGACTTCACCGAGGGCCGCGTCATCCTCGGCAAGACGGTCAGCGACATCCCCTACAGCCGCCGCCAGTTGACGGAGGTGTTCGCCGACCTGATGGTCGCCGACGCCGTGAGCCTGGGGGCCGTGCGGGGCCTGCAGCAGGCACCGGAGCAGGCCAGCGTCCACTCGTCGGTGGCGAAGTACCTGGTGCCCACCATGATGGAACGCGCCATGTCGCAGCTGGCCGTCGTCCTCGGCGCCCGCTACTTCCTGCGCGACCACCCGCACTACGCGGTGTTCCAGAAGATGCTGCGCGACCTGCCGGTGGCGAACTTCGCCGACGGCAACACGGTGGTCAACCTGCGCAACCTCGCCGGCCAGCTCCAGTCGCTGCTGACCCGCGCCGCCGAGGCCACCGGCGCCGACCGGGAGGCCGCGGAGGCGAACGCGGCGGTGCTGTACGGCATGGGCACCGGCCTGCCGACGTACGAGCCGTGGCGGCAGGAGCTGTTCGCGCGGGGCCGTGACGACACCCTGCTGGCCGCCCCGGGCTCCCTGGCCGCGCTGCGGGCCCTGGCGGAGGACGCCAAGGAGGACGACCAGCGCGGGTGGCTGCGCCGGGCCGCGGCCACCGCGGAGGAACTGCTCGACCGCACCGCCTCCTTGCGGGAGCGCTCCGAGCGGTTGCGCGGGGAGCTGGGCCGCGCCTTCGGCAACAGCGCGGAGCTGTTCGACCTGGCGAAGGAGTACTGCCTGCTGCACGCCGCGGCCGCCTGCGTGCACACCTTCGTCCACTCCCACGAGGTGATGGACGAGCCGCTGCCCAACGGGGCGCTGCTGCTGCTGCAACTGGAGCGGCTGCGACGGTGCCTGGCCCCCCACGAGTCGGTCACCGACGCGGCGGTGGTCGACGAGGTCATGCGGGTGCTGCGGCACTTCCACAGCTCCGACCAGCTGTTCTCGCACTGGCAGTTCCCGCTCGCGCCACGGGAGCTGGACGCGGAGACCGTGCGGCGCTGACGGGTGGGGCGGGGCGGGTGCGGTCCGCCGCCCCGCCCCGTCCGGGGCACCCGCCCCGTCCGTAGCACCCCTCCGTTCGCCCGTCCCGTCCGCCCGTCCTTGAGAGGAGCTGCCGCCAGTGCCCCCGCCACGCCCCACCGACCTCCTCCCAGCGGACGCCGGCACCCGGTCCGCCCCGGTCGTCCACCACCTCGCCCCGGGCCCCGCGACGCTGCACCTGCTGCCGGAGACGGCGGTGGACGCCTTCGCCGCCCGGGTGGGCGGTACGGGCGCGCTGAGCGAGGCGGAACGCACCCGGTGGGCGCGCCTGCGGGGGCCGGGGGCGCGCCGCCGCTACCTCGGCGCGCGCCTGCTCGTCCGGCACGCCCTCAGCGCCGCCGACGGCCGTCCCCCGGACCGGTGGCGCTTCACCACCGGTCCGTGGGGCCGTCCCGAGCTGCCGCCCCCGGACGACGGGCTGCGGTTCAACGTCTCGCACACCGAGGGGCTCCTCGCCTGCGTCGTCACCCGGCACGGCGGTTGCGGGGTGGACGTGGAGAGCGTCCCCGCCCGCCCCGACGCCGTGATCCACCTGCCGCCGCACCTCGCGCCCGCGGAGCGCGCCGCTCTCGCCGCCCTGGACGGTGAGGCCCGCGCGGTGCGGCTGGCGGAGCTGTGGGTGCTGAAGGAGGCGTACCTCAAGGCGCTCGGCACCGGCCTGACCCGCCCCCTGGCCTCCTTCACGTTCCGCGACGGCGACCCCACCGCCCCCGATGACCCCACCGCCCCCGATGACCCCACCGGCCCCACCGGCCCGAGCCGCCCCACCGGCCCGAGCCACCCCGACGGCCCAGGCGGCGTCACCCTCACCGTCGACGACCCGCGGCTGTCCGTCGCCGAGGCCGCGACCTGGCGCCTGCGCCTGATGCGCCCCGGCCCCCGGCACGTCCTGGGGCTGGCCCTCCAGGACCCCGCCGCCCGTACGCCCGGACCGGCGCGCCCGCCCGGGCCACTCACCACCTGAGCCACCCAACCCGAGCCACCCCCCGTCCGTCAGCCCCCGCAGCACCCGACCGTGGAGAGACCATGTCGCAGCCCCACACGCCCCGCATCGCCGTCGTCGGCGCCGGCCCGTCCGGCATCTCCGCCGCCTACCACCTGCGCGAGCGCGCCCACATCACCCTCTACGAGAAGGAGGACCGGCTCGGCGGCCACGCCAACACCGTCGAGGTCGAGGACGACGGCCGCACCCTGGGCCTGGACACCGCCTTCATCGTCTTCAACCGCCTCGCCTACCCCACCATGACGCCGGTCTTCGACGAACTGGGCGTGGAGATGGTCGACCACCCCGGCGGCTTCAACTTCTTCGACCTGGACTCGGGACTGGAGTACGGCACGCGGGAGCTGGACCTTCCCGAGGAGGAGATCACCGCCCGGTACGCGGCGACGCCGGAGTTCCTGCCCGTGTGGCGGGAGGTGCGCCGGTTCCACACCGAGGGCCGCCGCGACTTCCTGCGCGGGCGCGCGGAGATGCCGATGCAGGAGTACCTCGACGCGGGCGGCTACAGCGCCGAGTTCCGCCACTCCTACCTCATCCTGCTGTGCTCCGCGGTGTGGTCGGTGCCGGCCGAGCAGATCTGGGAGATGCCGGCCGCCACCGTCATCGCCTTCTTCATGGGCCACGACGAGGGCGGCCTGGGCGGCAGCCGCGTCGACTGGCGCACGGTGGGCGGGGGCTCCATCAGCTACGTGCGCAAGGCCATCGCCGCCATCGGCCCGGAGATCCGCACCGGTGACCCGGTGACCGCCGTCGAGCAGGGCGCGGACCACGCCACCGTGGTCACCGCCAAGGGCCGCGAGCGCTACGACCACGTCATCCTCGCCGCCCACGCCGACCAGTCACTGGCCCTGCTGGGCAACCCCACCGACCACCAGCGCTCCGTACTGTCCACCGTCCGCTACAACGCCTCCGACGTGGCGCTGAGCACCGACACCTCCGTCATCTCCGGTGGCCGCGAGCGCTGGGAGTCGTGGAACTACGGCAAGGTGGAGGTGGACGGCGCGCCGCGCACCTACGTCGTGTACTACCTCAACAAGCTGCACGACTTCACCTCCCGCCGCGACTACTTCGTCACCCTCGACTACCCGCGCGAGCTGGACCCGGAGAAGGTCATCGCCCGCTTCCGCTACACCCACCCCATCCTCGACGGTGCGGTCCGGGAGCTGCAGAAGGACATCTACCGGGTCAACGAGAACACCCGCGTGAAGCTGGCCGGCTCCTACTTCCACTCCCCGAAGCTGGGCGTGGACCAGATCGGCTCGCACGAGGCGGCGTGGGCGTCGGGCAAGCAGGCCGCGGTGCGGCTGCTGGCCGAACTGGACGGCTGAGCGCGGGGCCCGGCGGCGGGGCAGGGGCCCGGAAGCGGGTGAGGTGGCGCAGAGGCCCCGGGCCGGGGCCCGCGCCGCTCACCACTCGTGGCGCCGCGCCGACTCGTGCTCCTGCGCGAGGCGGCGCAGCGCCAGGAGGGCAGGTTCCAGCAGGGTCGTGACGACGACGGCCCGCTCCGCCATCTCCAGCGGGTCGCCCAACCCGTCCAGCTGGTTGAGGTCGAGGCGGGCGGTGTCGGCCGCCAGACGCGCGTACGGGAGAAGCGCGCGCCAGTCGTCGGCGACGCCGAACCGCCGCAGGGCGGTGAGGGTGTCGGCGAGCGCCTCCCGGGCCGGGGCGTTCTTGCTGACGTGCCAGCCCAGTTCGTCCAGCAGCTCGACGACGGACTGCTCGGCGCCGTCCGTGTCCCCCGAGTCCCCGGACGTCCCGGAGTCCGTCGTGCCCCCGGAGCCCGCCGTGCCCCCGGAGTCCCCGGACGACGCGGGTGGTGCCGGCGGCGCCTGCTCGGCCTGTTCCCTGCCCACCCGGATGACGCCCAGGGCCAGGCCGAGGACGTGGTGGGGGGAGGAGCTGCGTTCGCCGAGGGCGAGGAGCACCTGGCGGGTGGCCTCCACGGACAGACCGCGCGTCCCGATCAGCGCCCGCAACAGCCGCAGCCGGCGCAGGTGCTGATCGTCGTACTCGGCCTGGGTGGCGGAGACGAGGCGGCCGGGGGGCAGCAAGTCCTCACGAATGTAGTACTTGATCGTGGGCACGGAGACGCCGCTGTGCTTGCTGAGTTCGGAGATTCGCACGATGTTCACCTTCCTTCTGGCCACTCGATAGTCCTACTGTCTATCATGGGTAGTGTCACTGTCCAATAGGTCACGAGCGGGGTCCGCGAGGGATCGCGCGCGGGGCCCTCCATGTCGGGAGCACCGCTGTGCCCACCCTCCCCTGGACCACCCCGAACCCTCCGAGCACCGGTCTGACCGGCGCACTCGTCATGGCCTCCCGCCTGGAAGTGCGGTCCCTCAAGGACGTGCCGAAGTTCTTCCTGCGCT from the Streptomyces sp. NBC_01335 genome contains:
- a CDS encoding beta-ketoacyl synthase N-terminal-like domain-containing protein, with protein sequence MSKYAIVGLSCLFPGAPTPERYWENLRDGRDCRHEGGAEVFTDQPAEADLDPRHRLDCRRGGFITDFSFDPTGYHLDADTLTGLDRIHHWSMYTAREALRDSGHQDDPDVRQRTALILGNYSFPTPTSAALSVPLAQEAVLEGLRRSGVPALAALPDGRPLVDPALLREENLRVSGSPAAVTANALGLGGPRYTLDAACSSALYALKLACAHLASGQADLVLAGGVCAPDPTLIHLSFGDLHAYPEDGFSQPFDDRSGGILTGQGAGMVAVKRLADAVRDGDRVHAVIDGIGLTNDGSGRHLLVPQGGGQLACYELAYAEAGVDPAAVDYLECHATGTPLGDTTEAESVAAFFGGHGKVPLLGSVKGNIGHLLTVAGLSSMLKVILAIDKGRIPATIGVERPVTSADGRVGPGRLVRELRPWPREPGPLRAAVSAFGFGGTNAHVVLSAPEAADTAPVESADFVPLPTLDIVGLGAHFGALGDVDAVERAVHEGTDTLRPLPPRRWRGLEQTTGGTLAAAGLAGGDAPAGGYVDGVDVDPVDQKIPPSDLRTYNLQHALATQVADEALRNAGYSRAAAPGAGAPPARRVGVIVAMELEPYTSARLTRHTMGTFLRAQCEAAGVEVTGEVLAALSEVARDAVVPPIVANEVLSYIGNVMASRISSLWNFTGPSFTVSAEGSGTAEALQAARLLLLDEGLEAVLVGAVDLTGSAEHALLRPDALSEAGLAFADGPHGPRLGEGAGAVVLTRSDSRHGRRVYARLDALATGITPARDGQRPAPDAGTLAATARTALAEAGIGADAVGYVEAHAGGLLPEDLAEVTALGEVYRAPDGAGRPEHERRTTALGSAAAQFGSAGSAAGMAGLLRTVLSLHHGYLPGTTGWSGPAQTFTDALDPSALYVPDRSRPWLRERAGERRHAAVSMLGAHGAHAHLVLSGDATAGRTEATGFGRARGPVLLALSATTVGDLLVAVDAHVAALRDGADPLALARAAAAALPGRPLRVVLTGRDRQELLLQAESAARDLPGVFASGGEWATPAGSYATARPLGPDGKVALVYPGAFNSYPGLGQDLFRAFPGLLEHFEAQADEPARQLRAPLLYPRTLRTPGRRELMQLEDTLSQDVPFMLATGTSFAILYTHLVRRVLGVTAHGGFGYSLGESSMLFATGGWSAEGRRDDLISDTPVFKDRLVGRRRTVRELWDVPDGTPDKDLWASHVLLTDRDTVEKALASYDRVFLTHVNTPAELVVAGDPAQCRALIAELGCQAARSPVSVVMHCPVVDADVDALADLNDYPTGSLGGLELLSAYDYQELPGLERRRVAERIAHTLRSPIDFPRLVHTAYERGYRYFLEVGPGATCTRWVKDTLGDLPHTAVCVDRRGVPAAKSVAQLVARLVGNGLPVDLGALLGGLDATSATAAAPATRPRPRFRVGGGDPVPEKVAAGVRAVLGAPVVAEGRAADGAGVSAGGRAVGGRLDAVVSTAPAVATVSAGVPGAGASAVSGGVPVPAVSTAFPTPAPSLPTPVSAAAPAAVPQPPAVPPTASEEPDPMPADPTLADPEVIVFDGDPITFLPWATPGAQPAAVPAAHDTLAAERALPEPASPSPAALPAPAGPEAPVADPARPTGHPAADTVRELRRQILATHAVVMETQRILQDATLARAESLLDAATAPAPAPVPAPVAQPTGHAPAAPALPQAEERPQAPVPVTPRPLPAGPSATPTTTEPTPPQQLHRSSGTPGVIWDEAALLEFATGKVANVFGPEFAPLDSYAKRVRLPAPPYHFATRVTRLEATPGKLGPARITTEYDIPHDAWYLVDGAAPPAVTVEAGQCDLLLVSYLGIDFRNKGERVYRLLDSSLIFKGPLPLAGQTLRYEISIDRFVHNGDTTLFFFSYDCFADDRLILQLRDACAGFFTQEELDASLGVVISDRDRAERAALTPGYFKPLARTDVTHLTGDDLELLAQGRPGDVFGPEHVQDEGLNPALRLPDPMLRMVDEVTIDRLGGPRGLGKLTAVKRLTPDAWYFACHFPDDPVLAGSLVAEGAVQLLQIHLLYLGMHLTLPDARFQTVTDERIDVQVRGQITPEHREIRYEVEITDVTLLPRPTVRADIIVHLGDKPAIRMRNLGLQVQEKDGAPYRPGPGGVPVFLGRRNRSGEPAMINELHLAHAAKGLLDMAMGPEFEVYRESRAPYIPNGDFRFVDRVMSLKGTRGDLSPGSEMVTEYDSPDDAWYYRQNSHPHMPNCVYMESSLQAAIFLGYYLGATLKDPAQQYAIRNLDGRATLVRDIDLRGKTIRHHSKLLMTSAISGAVLQNFSYELSADGEVFYTGESLFGYFSEAALANQVGLDNGGYTAPWIEQEQPAADRVRRLELTADAPWFTDPDGGHLRLPADHFHLVDHVDLVADGGRFGNGYLHGQRAVRPDEWYFSCHFHRDPVMPGSLGVEAVLQALRLFVMEQDLAAGIDAPHFAMATGVGMSWKYRGQILRHDRELRFDVHVKEVRREADRLLVIADAELWKPGLRIYQLTDAAIEVRSATDPA